A stretch of Blattabacterium cuenoti DNA encodes these proteins:
- the tuf gene encoding elongation factor Tu, which translates to MAKKKFKRDKPHLNIGTTGHVDHGKTTLTAAITKVLSEVGLAEEKSFDSIDNAPEEKARGITINTSHVEYETLKRHYAHVDCPGHADYVKNMITGAAQMDGAVLVVAATDGPMPQTREHILLARQVGVPKIVVFMNKVDQVDDPELLELVEMEIRELLSKYEYDGENIPIIQGSALGALNGENKWIEKIKDLMKVLDDYIPEPIREMDKSFLMPIEDVFTITGRGTVATGRIESGIVHTGDLVDIIGMGEKKLSSTVTGVEMFRKILDKGQAGDNVGILLRGIEKQDIRRGMVIGKPGTIKSYKKFKAEVYILTKEEGGRHTPFHNKYRPQFYLRTTDVTGEIHLPKGIEMVMPGDNVSMEVELHQPVALSDNLRFAIREGGRTVGAGQVLRILD; encoded by the coding sequence ATGGCAAAAAAAAAATTTAAACGAGATAAACCCCATTTAAATATAGGAACTACAGGTCATGTAGATCATGGAAAGACAACATTAACTGCTGCTATTACAAAAGTATTATCTGAAGTAGGATTAGCAGAAGAAAAGAGCTTTGATTCAATAGATAATGCCCCAGAAGAAAAAGCTAGAGGAATAACGATTAATACCTCTCATGTAGAATATGAAACACTAAAGCGTCATTATGCCCATGTAGATTGTCCTGGCCATGCTGATTATGTGAAAAATATGATAACGGGAGCAGCTCAAATGGATGGAGCAGTTCTAGTTGTAGCTGCTACAGATGGTCCGATGCCTCAGACTAGAGAACATATACTATTAGCACGTCAAGTAGGAGTTCCAAAAATTGTAGTATTTATGAATAAAGTAGATCAAGTAGATGATCCGGAATTATTGGAATTAGTAGAAATGGAAATTAGAGAATTGCTTTCTAAATATGAATATGATGGAGAAAATATTCCTATTATACAAGGATCTGCTTTAGGAGCTTTAAATGGAGAAAATAAATGGATTGAAAAAATAAAAGACCTTATGAAGGTTTTAGATGATTATATTCCTGAACCAATTAGGGAAATGGATAAATCATTTTTAATGCCTATAGAAGATGTTTTTACGATAACAGGAAGAGGAACAGTGGCTACAGGTCGTATTGAAAGTGGAATAGTTCATACAGGAGATTTAGTAGACATTATAGGAATGGGAGAAAAGAAATTATCTTCTACTGTTACAGGAGTAGAAATGTTTAGGAAAATATTGGATAAGGGGCAAGCAGGAGATAATGTAGGTATATTATTACGTGGGATTGAAAAACAAGATATTCGAAGAGGAATGGTTATTGGAAAACCGGGAACTATAAAATCTTATAAAAAATTTAAAGCGGAAGTATATATTCTAACAAAAGAAGAAGGAGGTAGACATACTCCTTTCCATAATAAATATCGTCCTCAATTTTATTTAAGAACAACAGATGTTACAGGAGAAATTCATCTTCCAAAAGGAATAGAAATGGTAATGCCTGGAGATAATGTTTCTATGGAAGTGGAGTTACATCAACCAGTTGCATTAAGTGATAATTTACGTTTTGCTATTCGTGAAGGAGGAAGGACAGTAGGAGCCGGACAAGTTCTTCGTATCTTAGATTAA
- the ileS gene encoding isoleucine--tRNA ligase, which yields MSKIFKEYKNLDLNKITKEISRYWKKHNIFQNNFSFFNKKDSFSYVLYEGPPSLNGRPGIHHMLVRTIKDIFCRYHTLKGKKVFRIAGWDVHGLPIELNVEKKMGITKNDIGKKVTVEEYNNFCKSFVKKSLKEWLLFTDKIGYWIDLNHSFITCNTKYIESVWWLIKKLYYKDLIYKGFTIQPYSPAAGTGLSHHELNMPGTYKKVEEISPFLKFKIINSSLPKKFNNVLGDIYLISWTTTPWTLPSNTALAVGNDIDYVLVKTYNTYTYLIEHIIFAEKLIHKILLSSVFYSVSNDIELHFNISDMENHHIPYLIINKFKGKDLLFSKYEQLLPWFKPYKNEKNAFQIVTGDFVNVEEGTGIVHIAPTFGMEDFMIAKKYNIPLMLVLDDSNHIIPLVDLQGKFLNSFPHGFGGKYVKNHFNTKNENSFSVDQEIVFFLEKERKIFRVEKHTHFYPHCWRTEKPILYYPLNSWFIKTTELKDKMILLNKKIKWYPDFIGKKRFDSWLKNAKDWNLSRTRYWGTPIPIWRTEKGDEEIVIGSIKELFIEIENSIKYGFMSHNIFKDFVLDDMSDDNYNKIDLHKDVLDKVILVSSNGDPMKREEDLIDVWFDSGAMPYAQFHYPFENKEFIDNNLLFPADFVSEGIDQIRGWFFTLHSISSMVFDSIAYKNVISTGLVLDKNGYKMSKSKGNTVNPFDLINIYGPDAIRWYIIFNSEPWDNLKFNVEGISSMIKKFFGTLYNIYSFFVLYANIDGFSYEEEECSNYTELDFWIISELNTLIKKTDFYYANYNPTRAARLIYSFVLDKLSNWYIRLCRRRFWKEKYTLDKISAYQILYKCLIIVTKLISPITPFFSEKLYLDLNSVTRKENFNSVHLTKFPHYDFGLINKELENRMYLVQKIVAMVFSIRKKNRIKNRQPLQKLLILISDETIRYQLRKSLKIIITEANVKELEFPYSYKNLESVKHIKPNYQSLGPKFGNKTKCISNIIEKFTQEKIKEIEEKKQCTVFFQGEKILLFLKDVKITTEYIKNWDILYDNELTIALDLHITDSLWEEGFIRGLIRSIQKLRKMHNYNVVEKIFVYIHIPNQKIQSLIQRNKKFICKETLSIDIFLDLEQKKGEKICFSEKIILYIQIWKKKKEIQ from the coding sequence ATGTCAAAAATATTTAAAGAATATAAAAATCTAGATCTTAATAAGATAACTAAGGAAATATCTCGATATTGGAAAAAACATAATATTTTTCAAAATAATTTTAGTTTTTTTAATAAAAAAGATTCTTTTTCATATGTCTTATATGAAGGTCCACCTTCTTTAAATGGACGTCCTGGGATACATCATATGTTAGTAAGAACAATAAAAGATATTTTTTGTAGATATCATACTCTTAAAGGTAAAAAAGTGTTTAGAATAGCGGGTTGGGATGTACATGGACTTCCTATTGAACTAAATGTAGAAAAAAAAATGGGGATTACTAAAAATGATATAGGAAAAAAAGTAACTGTCGAAGAGTATAATAATTTTTGTAAAAGTTTTGTAAAAAAGTCATTAAAAGAATGGCTTTTATTTACAGATAAGATAGGTTATTGGATAGATTTGAATCACTCTTTCATTACTTGTAATACAAAGTATATAGAAAGCGTTTGGTGGTTAATCAAAAAATTATATTATAAAGATTTAATTTATAAAGGTTTTACCATACAGCCTTATTCTCCTGCAGCCGGAACAGGATTGAGTCATCACGAATTAAATATGCCAGGAACTTATAAGAAGGTAGAAGAAATATCTCCATTTTTAAAATTTAAAATTATAAATAGTTCTTTACCTAAAAAATTTAATAATGTATTAGGAGATATATATTTAATATCATGGACCACTACTCCTTGGACTTTACCTTCAAATACAGCATTAGCTGTAGGAAATGACATAGATTATGTTTTAGTAAAAACTTATAATACTTATACTTATTTGATAGAACATATCATTTTTGCTGAAAAATTAATTCATAAAATATTATTATCTAGCGTATTTTATTCTGTATCAAATGATATTGAATTACATTTTAATATATCTGATATGGAAAATCATCATATTCCTTATTTGATCATAAATAAGTTTAAAGGAAAAGATTTACTATTTAGTAAATATGAACAATTATTACCTTGGTTTAAACCTTATAAAAACGAAAAAAATGCATTTCAAATAGTAACAGGAGATTTCGTAAATGTAGAAGAAGGAACTGGAATTGTTCATATTGCTCCTACATTTGGAATGGAAGATTTTATGATAGCCAAAAAATATAATATTCCTTTAATGTTAGTTTTAGATGATAGTAATCATATTATTCCTTTAGTAGATTTGCAAGGAAAATTTTTAAATAGTTTTCCTCATGGATTTGGAGGTAAATATGTTAAAAATCATTTTAATACAAAAAATGAAAATTCTTTTTCAGTAGATCAAGAAATTGTTTTTTTTTTAGAAAAAGAAAGAAAAATATTTAGGGTAGAAAAACATACCCATTTTTATCCACATTGTTGGAGAACAGAAAAACCAATTCTTTATTATCCTTTAAATTCATGGTTTATAAAAACTACAGAATTGAAAGATAAAATGATCCTTTTGAATAAGAAAATAAAATGGTATCCTGATTTTATAGGTAAAAAACGTTTTGATTCTTGGTTGAAGAATGCAAAAGATTGGAATTTATCACGTACTAGATACTGGGGAACTCCTATTCCCATTTGGAGAACAGAAAAAGGAGATGAAGAAATAGTTATTGGATCAATTAAGGAATTGTTTATAGAAATTGAAAATTCTATTAAATATGGATTTATGTCTCATAATATATTCAAAGATTTTGTTTTAGATGATATGAGCGATGATAATTATAATAAAATAGATTTACATAAAGATGTTTTAGATAAAGTTATATTAGTTTCATCTAACGGTGATCCAATGAAACGAGAAGAAGATTTAATAGATGTTTGGTTTGATTCTGGGGCGATGCCATATGCTCAATTTCATTATCCATTTGAAAATAAAGAATTTATAGATAATAATTTGTTGTTCCCTGCTGATTTTGTTTCGGAAGGAATTGATCAAATAAGAGGGTGGTTTTTTACCTTACATTCTATTAGTAGTATGGTATTTGATTCTATAGCATATAAAAATGTTATATCAACAGGGTTGGTTTTGGATAAAAATGGATATAAAATGTCTAAAAGTAAAGGGAATACTGTAAATCCTTTTGATTTAATCAATATTTATGGACCTGATGCTATTCGTTGGTATATTATATTTAATTCTGAACCTTGGGATAATTTAAAATTCAATGTGGAAGGTATTTCTTCTATGATTAAAAAATTTTTTGGGACACTATACAATATTTATTCTTTTTTTGTACTGTATGCTAATATTGATGGATTTTCTTATGAAGAAGAAGAATGTTCCAATTATACAGAATTAGATTTTTGGATTATTTCCGAGTTAAATACTCTAATCAAAAAAACAGATTTTTATTATGCTAATTATAATCCAACTAGAGCTGCACGTTTAATTTATTCTTTTGTATTAGATAAATTGAGTAATTGGTATATAAGATTATGTCGTAGGAGATTTTGGAAAGAAAAATATACATTGGACAAAATATCTGCATATCAAATATTATATAAATGTTTAATTATTGTTACTAAATTAATATCTCCTATTACTCCATTTTTTTCAGAAAAATTGTATTTAGATTTAAATTCTGTTACTAGAAAAGAAAACTTTAATAGTGTTCATTTAACTAAATTTCCTCATTATGATTTTGGATTAATTAACAAGGAATTAGAAAATAGAATGTATTTGGTTCAAAAAATTGTTGCTATGGTATTTTCTATTCGAAAAAAAAATAGAATCAAAAATCGTCAACCTTTGCAAAAATTGCTTATTCTTATTTCCGATGAAACAATACGTTATCAATTAAGAAAATCATTAAAAATTATTATAACTGAAGCTAATGTAAAGGAATTAGAATTTCCTTATTCTTATAAAAATTTAGAATCGGTTAAACATATTAAACCGAATTATCAATCTTTAGGTCCTAAATTTGGAAATAAAACGAAATGTATTTCCAATATTATAGAAAAATTTACTCAAGAAAAAATTAAAGAAATAGAAGAAAAAAAACAATGTACTGTTTTTTTTCAAGGAGAAAAAATTCTTTTATTCTTAAAAGATGTAAAAATTACGACAGAATACATTAAAAATTGGGATATTTTATATGATAATGAATTAACAATTGCATTAGATTTACATATTACAGATTCTTTATGGGAAGAAGGGTTTATTAGAGGTTTGATTAGATCTATACAAAAATTAAGAAAAATGCATAACTATAATGTAGTTGAAAAAATTTTTGTATATATTCATATTCCAAATCAAAAAATACAATCTCTTATACAAAGAAATAAAAAATTTATTTGTAAGGAAACTCTTTCTATAGATATATTTTTAGATTTAGAACAAAAAAAAGGAGAAAAAATCTGTTTTTCAGAAAAAATAATATTATATATCCAAATATGGAAGAAAAAAAAAGAAATCCAATAA
- the mutS gene encoding DNA mismatch repair protein MutS, whose translation MNTNDNNSSCKKKEDTPLIKQYNNIKTKYLDTILLFQVGDFYETFGEDAVKCSKTLNIVLTKRSNIHLAGFPCHSLNTYLPRLIQSGFRIAICDQLEEPKKGKNIVKRGVIELLTPGITIDENILQTKHNNFLASIHVEKNNLGLSFLDISTGEFLITEDKKSNVLQYLKLFNPSEIIFQRKEKNFFFQLLKDKYYTYLMEDWMFDYAFAYEKLISHFKTNSLKGFGIENLKLGIISSGVILSYLHSTQHFNIQHISTIRRIKKEEHMWIDDFTFQNLEIFHSLNKEGVSLIKVIDQTTTPMGGRLLKNWILFPLINLFHIEKRHNIVQELYANKPIRLFIKKKLKNIHDIERIISKMTTRKISPREIYILHKSLISIVEIQKNFLSQKSKILIDFGKSFQDCSLVSNIIMNTIEEDPPHQIEKGKGNVIKIGISKELDEIRILYFSQKEYLKKLCIKEQLNTGITNLKIGYNNIFGYFFEVKNSKKHNIPSVWIRKQTLTNVSRYVTEELKNYELKILKAEQKMFFLEKKILNHLIHKILEKIKPLQKNAKKIAELDVLYTFSNLALENNYVKPKINQSLKINIIKGRHPVIERQFISKTAYIPNNIIINKYNQQILIITGPNMSGKSAILRQTAIIILMAHIGSFVPAKYAEIGLIDKIFSRVGASDNISLGESTFMVEMNETANILNNLSKRSFLILDEIGRGTSTYDGISLAKSIVEFLYKSKFRPLTLFATHYHELNEMTLLFKRIKNYNISVKKINDNIIFMHKLITGGSKHSFGIHVAKISGMPTKVISRAKEILKTLSKKKP comes from the coding sequence ATGAATACAAATGATAATAATTCTTCTTGTAAAAAAAAAGAAGATACTCCATTAATTAAACAATATAATAATATAAAAACTAAATACCTAGATACCATTTTATTATTTCAAGTTGGAGATTTTTACGAAACTTTTGGAGAAGATGCCGTAAAATGTTCTAAAACATTAAATATTGTTTTAACTAAACGATCTAATATTCATTTAGCTGGATTTCCTTGTCATTCATTAAATACTTATTTACCAAGATTAATACAATCAGGTTTTAGAATTGCTATTTGTGATCAATTAGAAGAACCCAAAAAAGGAAAAAATATCGTAAAAAGAGGCGTAATAGAATTATTAACTCCAGGAATAACTATAGATGAAAATATTTTACAAACTAAACATAATAATTTTTTAGCTTCTATTCATGTAGAAAAAAATAACTTAGGACTAAGCTTTTTAGATATTTCTACTGGAGAATTTTTGATAACCGAAGATAAAAAAAGTAATGTATTACAATACTTAAAACTTTTTAATCCTAGCGAAATCATTTTTCAAAGAAAAGAAAAAAATTTTTTTTTTCAACTTTTAAAAGATAAATATTATACATATTTAATGGAAGATTGGATGTTTGATTATGCTTTTGCATATGAAAAACTCATATCCCATTTTAAAACAAATTCTTTAAAAGGATTTGGAATTGAAAACCTAAAATTAGGCATTATTTCATCTGGAGTTATACTATCCTACTTGCATAGTACACAACATTTTAATATTCAACATATTTCTACTATACGAAGAATAAAAAAAGAAGAACACATGTGGATAGATGATTTTACTTTTCAAAACCTAGAAATTTTTCATTCTTTAAATAAAGAAGGAGTATCCTTGATTAAAGTTATAGATCAAACCACTACCCCTATGGGGGGTAGATTATTAAAAAATTGGATTCTATTTCCATTGATAAATTTATTTCACATAGAAAAACGTCATAATATAGTACAAGAATTATATGCTAATAAACCCATTCGTCTTTTTATAAAAAAGAAACTAAAAAATATTCATGATATAGAGAGAATCATTTCTAAAATGACTACCAGAAAAATATCTCCACGAGAAATATATATTTTGCACAAATCCTTAATTTCTATTGTAGAAATACAAAAAAATTTTTTATCTCAAAAATCTAAAATACTTATAGATTTTGGAAAATCTTTTCAAGATTGCAGTCTTGTATCTAATATAATAATGAATACCATAGAAGAGGATCCTCCTCATCAAATAGAAAAAGGAAAAGGAAATGTCATAAAAATAGGAATTTCTAAAGAATTAGATGAAATACGAATACTGTATTTTTCTCAAAAAGAATATTTGAAAAAACTTTGTATAAAAGAACAATTAAATACAGGTATAACCAATTTAAAAATTGGATATAATAATATTTTCGGATACTTTTTTGAAGTAAAAAATTCAAAAAAACATAATATCCCATCTGTTTGGATACGAAAACAAACATTAACAAATGTATCCAGATATGTTACTGAAGAATTAAAAAACTATGAGCTAAAAATTTTAAAAGCAGAACAAAAAATGTTTTTTTTAGAAAAAAAAATATTGAATCATTTAATTCATAAAATACTAGAAAAAATAAAACCATTACAGAAAAATGCTAAAAAAATTGCAGAATTAGATGTCTTATACACCTTTTCTAATTTAGCATTAGAAAATAATTATGTCAAACCAAAAATCAACCAATCTTTAAAAATCAATATCATAAAAGGAAGACATCCAGTTATTGAAAGACAATTTATATCTAAAACTGCTTATATTCCTAATAATATTATTATCAATAAATACAATCAACAAATACTTATCATTACAGGACCAAACATGTCCGGAAAATCCGCTATTTTAAGACAAACTGCTATTATTATCCTAATGGCTCATATCGGAAGTTTTGTTCCTGCTAAATATGCAGAAATAGGATTAATAGATAAAATATTTAGTAGAGTTGGTGCTTCTGATAATATTTCTTTAGGAGAATCCACTTTCATGGTAGAAATGAACGAAACAGCAAACATTCTAAACAATCTTTCTAAAAGAAGTTTTCTTATTTTAGATGAAATAGGAAGAGGAACAAGCACCTATGATGGGATTTCCTTAGCAAAATCTATTGTTGAATTTTTATACAAAAGTAAATTCCGTCCTCTCACTTTATTTGCTACTCATTATCACGAATTAAATGAAATGACTCTACTTTTTAAAAGAATAAAAAATTATAATATTTCCGTAAAAAAAATTAATGATAATATTATTTTTATGCATAAGTTAATAACAGGAGGTAGCAAACATAGTTTTGGAATTCATGTAGCAAAAATATCTGGAATGCCTACAAAAGTTATTTCTAGAGCAAAAGAAATATTAAAAACACTAAGTAAAAAAAAACCATAA
- a CDS encoding lipoprotein signal peptidase, with the protein MKRIFLIVFFILLIDQILKIYIKTHFELGSGVSIFPFFWIFFVENPGMIYGIHFGNGYCGKILLSVFRFFLVFFIFFFLYKNVKKGSSYYFTIPISLILSGAIGNFLDSALYGLLFDTGTVYNNEYCKWIPYNGISKINYFFYNFLKNKNLVNLGGYASFMGGCVVDLFYFPIIDTYIPHWIPIFGGQHFKFFKPVFNLSDIVIFAGFSLLLLFKNKIKNVKIL; encoded by the coding sequence TTGAAAAGAATTTTTTTAATTGTTTTTTTTATTTTATTGATTGATCAAATTTTAAAAATTTACATAAAAACTCATTTTGAGTTAGGATCCGGAGTTTCTATTTTTCCTTTCTTTTGGATTTTTTTTGTGGAAAATCCTGGAATGATTTATGGAATTCATTTTGGAAATGGATACTGTGGAAAAATATTATTAAGTGTTTTTCGTTTTTTTTTAGTTTTTTTTATATTTTTTTTTCTTTATAAAAATGTAAAGAAAGGATCTTCTTATTATTTCACTATTCCTATCAGTTTAATTTTATCAGGAGCTATAGGGAATTTTTTAGATAGTGCTTTATATGGATTATTGTTTGATACAGGAACAGTTTATAATAATGAATATTGTAAATGGATTCCTTACAACGGAATATCTAAAATAAATTATTTTTTTTATAACTTTTTAAAGAATAAAAATTTGGTTAATTTAGGTGGATATGCCTCCTTTATGGGAGGATGCGTAGTGGATCTATTTTATTTTCCAATAATAGATACTTATATCCCTCATTGGATTCCTATTTTTGGAGGTCAACATTTTAAATTTTTTAAACCAGTTTTTAATTTATCTGATATAGTTATATTTGCTGGATTTAGTTTATTGCTTTTATTTAAAAATAAGATAAAAAATGTAAAAATTTTGTGA
- a CDS encoding preprotein translocase subunit SecE, which yields MKKNNFFLEIYEEFFHCMTWSKWEDLQLTTMIVSFFSIFLSIFLYGVDSIIIFLIKKLFSL from the coding sequence ATGAAAAAAAATAATTTTTTTTTGGAAATTTATGAAGAATTTTTTCATTGTATGACATGGTCTAAGTGGGAGGATTTACAATTAACAACTATGATAGTATCTTTTTTTTCTATATTTCTATCCATATTTTTATATGGAGTAGATAGTATCATTATTTTTTTAATTAAGAAATTATTTTCTTTATAA
- the rplS gene encoding 50S ribosomal protein L19: MLYNLVKYTEEKWIKKLHYPSFCSGDTITVFFEIKEGEKKRIQSFKGVIIKKQGKGLTKTFTIRKISGGIGIERIFILNQPSIKKIEVNKKGKVRRARIYYFRSLKGKKARVKS, encoded by the coding sequence ATGCTATATAATCTAGTTAAATATACAGAAGAAAAATGGATTAAAAAACTTCATTATCCATCATTTTGTTCTGGAGATACAATCACTGTTTTCTTTGAAATTAAAGAAGGAGAAAAAAAAAGAATACAATCTTTTAAAGGGGTAATTATTAAAAAACAAGGAAAAGGGTTGACTAAAACATTTACTATTCGTAAAATAAGTGGAGGAATAGGAATAGAACGTATATTTATTCTTAATCAACCAAGTATTAAAAAAATAGAAGTTAATAAAAAAGGGAAGGTTCGAAGAGCAAGAATTTATTACTTTAGATCCCTAAAAGGAAAAAAAGCAAGAGTAAAAAGTTGA
- the guaB gene encoding IMP dehydrogenase yields MFVNKKILKEALTFDDVLLIPSYSSILPSEVSLKTYLTSDIVLNIPILSAAMDTVTESSLAISIAREGGMGIIHKNMNIKNQTEEVYRVKRSESGMIDDPITLSKNSTLREAQYLMKKYKISGLPVIDENYLLLGIITKRDIKYRTGLDSLVEESMTKENLITSKKDITLEEAKNILLKERIEKLPIVNDSNQLIGLITIRDIDNLIEYPNACKDYRGRLRVGAAIGIDKKTLERVDSLVKVGVDVLSIDSAHGHSSRVLQMIRSIRSSFPKIPLLAGNVVTMEGAKDLIEAGSTVLKVGIGSGSICTTRVIAGVGMPQITAINDVYEYAKKKNVNVISDGGIRYSGDIVKAIAAGASTVMIGSLFAGTDESPGEEVIFQGRKFKTYVGMGSLIAMKRGSKDRYFQFNEKSVPEGIEAMVPYKGKIKDVIYQICGGLRSGMGYCGVSSIPELIKKGRFVRITNSGLKENHPHSVRITKETPNYFQNTSTRNGI; encoded by the coding sequence ATGTTTGTAAATAAAAAGATTTTAAAAGAGGCTTTAACTTTTGATGATGTATTACTTATTCCCTCTTATTCTTCAATTCTTCCATCAGAAGTCTCTCTTAAAACTTATTTAACATCTGATATTGTTCTTAATATTCCTATATTAAGTGCAGCTATGGATACGGTAACTGAATCTTCTTTAGCAATATCTATAGCTAGAGAAGGTGGGATGGGAATTATCCATAAAAATATGAACATAAAAAATCAAACCGAAGAAGTTTATCGAGTAAAAAGAAGTGAAAGTGGAATGATTGATGATCCTATTACTCTTTCTAAAAATTCTACCTTAAGAGAGGCTCAATATCTTATGAAAAAATATAAAATTTCAGGTCTTCCTGTAATAGATGAAAATTATCTATTGTTAGGAATTATTACTAAAAGAGATATAAAATATCGTACTGGTTTAGATTCATTAGTGGAAGAATCGATGACAAAAGAAAATTTAATTACTTCTAAAAAAGATATAACTTTGGAAGAAGCAAAAAATATTTTATTAAAAGAAAGAATAGAAAAATTACCTATTGTAAATGATTCCAATCAATTAATAGGATTGATTACGATTAGAGACATTGATAATTTAATAGAATATCCTAATGCATGCAAAGATTATAGAGGACGTCTTCGTGTGGGAGCTGCAATAGGAATAGATAAAAAAACATTAGAAAGAGTTGACTCATTAGTAAAAGTAGGAGTAGATGTTTTATCAATAGATTCTGCGCATGGTCATTCTTCTAGAGTATTACAAATGATAAGGTCAATCCGATCTTCTTTTCCAAAAATACCATTATTGGCTGGAAATGTAGTAACAATGGAAGGAGCTAAAGATTTAATAGAGGCAGGTTCTACCGTTTTAAAAGTAGGAATTGGGTCTGGTTCAATTTGTACAACGAGAGTTATAGCTGGAGTAGGAATGCCTCAAATAACAGCGATTAATGATGTATATGAATATGCTAAAAAGAAAAATGTAAATGTAATTTCTGATGGTGGAATTAGATATTCAGGAGATATAGTTAAGGCTATTGCTGCTGGAGCTAGTACTGTTATGATTGGTAGTTTGTTTGCAGGAACGGATGAATCCCCTGGAGAAGAAGTTATTTTTCAAGGAAGAAAATTTAAAACTTATGTAGGAATGGGATCTTTAATTGCTATGAAAAGAGGAAGTAAAGATCGATATTTTCAATTTAATGAAAAGTCTGTTCCAGAAGGAATAGAAGCGATGGTTCCTTATAAAGGAAAAATAAAAGATGTTATTTATCAAATTTGTGGAGGATTACGTTCTGGGATGGGATATTGTGGAGTTTCTTCTATTCCAGAACTAATAAAAAAAGGAAGATTTGTAAGAATAACTAATTCTGGATTGAAAGAAAATCATCCACATAGTGTAAGAATTACAAAAGAAACTCCTAATTATTTTCAAAATACGAGTACCCGGAACGGGATTTGA